One segment of Olsenella uli DSM 7084 DNA contains the following:
- a CDS encoding nitroreductase family protein, which produces MDFMQLARERYSCKKFDGRKVDESLLQQILEAGRLAPTAKNLQEQHVYILESADALAKFDGASPCRYGASTVLLVAFDSENVFTYPGNAHDSGVEDAAIVATHMMLAAKSLGVDSCWVNFFDPDALAATLALPKGEIILMALDLGYPAEGTKPLANHGNRKALEETVTRL; this is translated from the coding sequence ATGGATTTCATGCAACTCGCAAGAGAGCGCTACTCGTGCAAGAAGTTCGACGGCCGCAAGGTGGACGAGTCTCTCCTGCAGCAGATCCTCGAGGCCGGACGGCTGGCGCCGACCGCCAAGAACCTGCAGGAACAGCACGTCTACATACTTGAGTCGGCCGACGCCCTGGCAAAGTTCGATGGAGCATCGCCCTGCCGCTACGGCGCAAGCACCGTTCTTCTCGTCGCCTTTGACAGCGAGAATGTCTTCACGTACCCCGGTAACGCACACGACTCGGGCGTCGAGGATGCCGCCATCGTCGCAACGCACATGATGCTCGCGGCCAAGAGCCTCGGTGTTGACTCCTGCTGGGTTAACTTCTTCGACCCCGACGCCTTGGCGGCTACCCTCGCCCTTCCCAAGGGGGAGATCATCCTCATGGCGCTTGACCTGGGTTATCCCGCCGAAGGGACGAAGCCGCTCGCCAACCACGGCAATCGTAAGGCACTCGAGGAGACCGTCACCAGGCTGTAG
- a CDS encoding P-loop NTPase family protein — protein sequence MTPHFDSNLAEHEKSVRLRNRDRAIMPLSVTTDEDMEVWLQWLQEAVADHLPDC from the coding sequence ATGACGCCCCACTTCGACTCGAACCTGGCGGAGCACGAGAAGAGCGTGCGCTTGCGCAACCGCGACCGTGCCATCATGCCGCTCTCCGTCACGACCGACGAGGACATGGAGGTCTGGCTCCAGTGGCTCCAGGAGGCCGTCGCTGACCATCTTCCAGACTGCTAG
- the asnS gene encoding asparagine--tRNA ligase encodes MDRTKVAQLFAQMDELGGSEVTVAGWVRSIRDMKNFGFVVLNDGSCFKDVQVVMNREKVANYDQVTTLTVGSALVVTGTLALTPDRPQPFELQAAEVVIEGAARPDYPMQKKRQSREFLRTQQHLRSRTNLFRAVFRVRSVAAFAIHQFFQGRGFVYVNTPIITASDAEGAGEMFRVTTIDPANPPLTEDGKVDYSRDFFGKATNLTVSGQLQGENFAMSFGDVYTFGPTFRAENSNTRRHAAEFWMVEPEMAFCDLAGEMDVSEEMLKYVITYVMDRCPDEIDMLNSFVDKGLRERLSHVASSDFARVSYTDAVSILQEAQAAGATFEYPVEWGVDLQTEHERYLTERHFRRPTFVTDYPAAIKAFYMRQNDDGKTVAAADCLVPGIGEIIGGSQREERLDVLERRIAELGMDVGQYKYYLDLRRYGSCRHAGFGLGFERLVMYLTGVDNIRDVIPHPRTVGNADF; translated from the coding sequence ATGGATCGCACCAAGGTCGCGCAGCTCTTTGCGCAGATGGACGAGCTGGGCGGCAGCGAGGTCACCGTCGCGGGCTGGGTTCGCTCCATCCGGGACATGAAGAACTTCGGCTTCGTCGTCCTCAACGACGGCAGCTGCTTCAAGGACGTCCAGGTGGTCATGAACCGCGAGAAGGTCGCCAACTACGACCAGGTGACGACCCTGACCGTGGGATCGGCCCTCGTCGTCACCGGCACTCTGGCGCTGACCCCGGACCGCCCCCAGCCCTTCGAGCTCCAGGCGGCCGAGGTCGTGATCGAGGGGGCCGCGCGTCCGGACTACCCCATGCAGAAGAAGCGCCAGTCCCGCGAGTTCCTGCGTACCCAGCAGCACCTGCGCAGTCGCACCAACCTGTTTCGCGCCGTCTTTCGCGTGCGGTCGGTGGCGGCCTTTGCCATCCATCAGTTCTTCCAGGGACGTGGCTTCGTCTACGTGAACACGCCGATCATCACCGCGTCGGACGCCGAGGGTGCCGGCGAGATGTTCCGTGTCACCACGATCGACCCCGCCAACCCCCCGCTGACGGAGGACGGGAAGGTCGACTACAGCAGGGATTTCTTCGGCAAGGCCACGAATCTCACCGTGTCCGGTCAGCTCCAGGGCGAGAACTTTGCCATGAGCTTCGGTGACGTCTACACCTTTGGTCCCACCTTCCGTGCCGAGAACTCCAACACGCGCCGCCACGCCGCCGAGTTCTGGATGGTCGAGCCCGAGATGGCGTTCTGCGACCTCGCGGGGGAGATGGACGTCTCGGAGGAGATGCTCAAGTACGTCATCACCTACGTGATGGATCGCTGCCCGGATGAGATCGACATGCTCAACAGCTTCGTGGACAAGGGCCTGAGGGAACGCCTGAGCCATGTGGCCAGCTCCGACTTCGCACGCGTCAGCTACACCGATGCGGTGAGTATCCTGCAAGAGGCCCAGGCTGCGGGCGCCACGTTCGAGTATCCCGTCGAATGGGGCGTCGACCTCCAGACCGAGCACGAGCGCTACCTCACGGAGCGGCACTTCAGGCGTCCGACCTTCGTGACGGACTATCCGGCGGCGATCAAGGCCTTCTACATGCGGCAAAACGATGACGGCAAGACCGTTGCCGCAGCGGACTGCCTGGTTCCCGGCATCGGCGAGATCATCGGTGGGTCCCAGCGAGAGGAGCGCCTCGACGTTCTCGAGAGGCGCATCGCCGAGCTGGGGATGGATGTCGGTCAGTACAAGTACTACCTGGACCTCAGGCGCTACGGCAGCTGTCGCCACGCAGGCTTTGGCCTGGGCTTCGAGCGGCTGGTCATGTACCTGACGGGCGTGGACAACATCCGCGACGTCATCCCACACCCACGCACCGTGGGAAACGCGGACTTCTAG
- a CDS encoding pyridoxamine 5'-phosphate oxidase family protein, producing the protein MRRQDRVVPAERAREILEVGEYAVLALVDVDGEPYGVPLSYAVEGDRAFFHGTTETSHKLDAIRANPRASLTVVMNTEVHGAQYSTAFDSVIAFGPIRPAHDDTEKRMGLMALLGKYSSMVPPERAMRYLEAQLDRTSVIVMDLERVTGKHHA; encoded by the coding sequence ATGAGACGCCAGGACCGTGTGGTCCCTGCGGAACGTGCGCGGGAGATTCTGGAAGTGGGGGAGTATGCGGTCCTGGCGTTGGTCGACGTGGACGGCGAGCCCTATGGCGTGCCCCTCAGCTATGCGGTCGAGGGCGACCGCGCGTTCTTCCACGGCACGACCGAGACCAGCCACAAGCTCGATGCCATCCGCGCCAACCCACGGGCGAGCCTGACCGTGGTCATGAACACCGAGGTCCACGGGGCGCAGTACTCCACGGCGTTCGACTCGGTCATTGCGTTTGGTCCCATACGCCCTGCGCACGACGATACCGAGAAGCGCATGGGACTCATGGCGCTTTTGGGCAAGTACAGCTCGATGGTCCCACCCGAGCGGGCGATGCGCTACCTCGAGGCTCAGCTCGACCGGACATCTGTCATCGTGATGGACCTGGAGCGCGTTACGGGCAAGCACCACGCGTAG
- a CDS encoding PTS galactitol transporter subunit IIC: MDFAAASAWVNGFLSSVGAAVFVPIIMIVMGLVVRMKPKDAISSGILLGVAFTGMSMLISYMGEIISPVGEAMLKNIGINLPILDGGWTTMAAIAWSWPYAILMFPLMIAINIIMLVANKTDTFNADLWNVWGKIFTAVGVVGLTGNIVLAFVIAAIQIVFELKTADLFSDEICELTGIPGVTCTHKMVFLSAIYYPIDKLLRKIPALNHKADAEALHEKVGIFAENHVLGFILGCFFGILGQYDLGALLTLGVQCAMCLTLFPVISKYFMESLSPISEAVSDYMHGKFEGRQLVVGLDWPFLGGSNEIWLAVIYGIPVTVLFAFILPQNQILPFAGIVNIALAVPAYLVTKGNLPRMIILSTIGVPIFLLVGTAFAPFISELATSTGAVAADALGASGLISNSSIDGPWFTYAFSQFLAVQNGNVLPLGMLIVWIGGYALMYHDLTKERKARKAAAEAQAE, from the coding sequence GTGGACTTCGCAGCTGCAAGTGCATGGGTTAACGGCTTCCTAAGCTCGGTGGGAGCAGCCGTCTTTGTGCCCATCATCATGATTGTCATGGGCCTCGTCGTCCGGATGAAGCCAAAAGACGCAATCTCTTCCGGCATTTTGCTCGGTGTGGCCTTCACAGGCATGTCGATGCTCATCAGCTATATGGGTGAGATCATCTCGCCCGTCGGCGAGGCAATGCTGAAGAACATCGGTATCAACCTGCCAATCCTCGACGGTGGGTGGACAACCATGGCGGCAATCGCCTGGTCCTGGCCATATGCGATTCTGATGTTCCCCCTGATGATCGCCATCAACATCATCATGCTCGTCGCAAACAAGACCGACACCTTCAACGCTGACCTCTGGAACGTCTGGGGGAAGATCTTCACGGCCGTGGGTGTCGTTGGACTTACCGGCAACATCGTTCTTGCCTTCGTGATCGCCGCCATCCAGATTGTCTTCGAGCTTAAGACGGCCGACCTCTTCTCAGACGAGATCTGCGAGCTTACCGGCATCCCCGGTGTCACCTGCACCCACAAGATGGTCTTCCTGTCTGCAATCTACTATCCGATCGACAAGCTGCTCCGTAAGATTCCGGCTCTCAACCACAAGGCCGATGCCGAGGCCTTGCACGAGAAGGTCGGCATCTTCGCGGAGAATCATGTCCTCGGCTTCATCCTGGGCTGCTTCTTCGGAATTCTCGGCCAGTATGACCTCGGTGCCCTTCTTACCCTTGGCGTCCAGTGTGCTATGTGCCTGACGCTGTTCCCCGTCATCTCCAAGTACTTCATGGAGTCGCTATCCCCGATCTCCGAGGCGGTCTCAGACTACATGCACGGCAAGTTCGAGGGTCGTCAGCTGGTCGTTGGTCTTGACTGGCCGTTCCTTGGTGGCTCCAACGAGATCTGGCTTGCGGTCATCTACGGCATCCCCGTGACCGTCCTCTTTGCGTTCATCCTCCCACAGAACCAGATTCTTCCCTTCGCCGGCATCGTTAACATTGCGCTTGCCGTCCCGGCATACCTGGTCACCAAGGGTAACCTGCCGCGTATGATCATCCTTTCCACCATCGGCGTGCCCATCTTCCTGCTCGTCGGCACCGCCTTTGCTCCGTTCATCTCCGAACTCGCGACCTCTACGGGCGCCGTTGCCGCCGACGCCCTGGGTGCCTCCGGCCTCATCTCCAACTCCTCGATTGACGGCCCCTGGTTCACCTATGCGTTCTCTCAGTTCCTTGCCGTTCAGAACGGAAACGTCCTGCCGTTGGGCATGCTGATTGTCTGGATTGGTGGCTACGCTCTGATGTATCACGATCTCACCAAGGAGCGGAAAGCCAGGAAGGCTGCTGCCGAGGCACAGGCCGAGTAA
- a CDS encoding PTS sugar transporter subunit IIA, which produces MLGKEIIMRDLTALDLDAKSCEQVFDIMGARFLEKGYVNERYLPTIKEREAQYPTALPVEPYPIAIPHTMADAILKPFIAPVRLKNTVEWGDMSDPDNKFDVKLVCMLGFKDPGEHIELLQILMHNFQKSEWVNPLFSAKTEDEFFEAFNSMEWAHE; this is translated from the coding sequence ATGCTAGGAAAAGAAATCATCATGCGCGACCTGACCGCTCTCGACCTCGATGCGAAGAGCTGTGAGCAGGTGTTTGACATCATGGGTGCCAGGTTTCTGGAAAAGGGCTATGTCAATGAGAGGTACCTTCCCACCATCAAGGAGCGTGAGGCGCAATATCCGACCGCGCTTCCGGTCGAGCCGTATCCCATAGCCATTCCCCATACCATGGCAGACGCCATCCTCAAACCCTTCATAGCTCCCGTGCGCCTGAAGAATACGGTTGAGTGGGGCGATATGTCCGATCCAGACAACAAGTTTGACGTGAAGCTCGTCTGCATGCTCGGGTTCAAGGACCCTGGTGAGCATATCGAGCTGCTCCAGATTCTCATGCACAACTTCCAAAAGTCCGAGTGGGTCAATCCGCTCTTCTCTGCGAAGACCGAAGACGAGTTCTTCGAAGCGTTCAACAGCATGGAATGGGCGCACGAATAG
- a CDS encoding BglG family transcription antiterminator: MNKRTVHIVQKLSRTSSPCSLASLARHFEVSERTIRNDIKALNRFLDKQSLGQISFGPKGVIVLPDGFAQVEGLLPVEDTFAYKMSSEERKDLGAAVLINATDYMTLGEIAELFSVSRATILNDLDGIKGRITESGLEVVSKPSRGILVRGRESAKRTFLRDFITRKVPIVDQWLALPENASMRLDGVTVKKIMNEQCHAHGITMMDGPFRLATNHLCICVMRNRRGARLEELGGRYHDCAQEDVGGFEREVVGLVSQYCLVDMGTDEALFFAALGQSLRFQGGTQFSIDDMQVQKLSRMFIRDMSGEIGVDLNGDYDLFEYLSNHLESMFTTEPSHFPETPALMEVVNDQPEVLEAVERNVGQLERYAGREITPVEVTYIALHICAALERRKNRGVRPRVVVVCDGGIGTSQLLAEELRGHFEIKVVKVMPAHDVPYIEAYHADLVISTVPLDSCPVDHIVIKLPLKDSEYSLIHEKLASIESSIRMSASDLDDLSAQGLLDRIEPVIADRVPKDADLLNAIRIEVRRYFREAQHLEDQLVSPYLHQLLPPSHISLDVDCADWRDAIRKSAQPLLDMGYIEERYVESMVHGVEKHGPYIVLAPGFAIPHSSPENGTIKMGMSLIRLRRPVRFGSDENDPIEFVCTLSAVDRKTHLKAFADLLDMIVMPRNSFLDDMRKAADPLEAASLIERYEYLVIQR, translated from the coding sequence ATGAACAAGAGGACGGTTCACATCGTTCAGAAGCTCTCTCGCACATCAAGCCCATGCAGCTTGGCAAGCCTTGCGAGGCACTTCGAGGTCTCGGAGCGCACGATTCGCAACGACATAAAGGCCCTCAACCGGTTCCTCGACAAGCAGTCCCTGGGCCAGATCAGCTTTGGCCCCAAGGGCGTGATCGTGCTTCCCGATGGCTTCGCGCAGGTCGAGGGCCTTCTGCCGGTCGAGGATACGTTTGCCTACAAGATGTCGAGCGAAGAGCGCAAGGACCTCGGTGCGGCGGTCCTCATAAACGCGACGGACTACATGACGCTAGGAGAGATCGCCGAGCTGTTCTCGGTCAGTCGAGCGACCATCCTCAACGACCTCGACGGCATAAAGGGGCGAATAACCGAGAGCGGGCTGGAGGTCGTGTCAAAGCCCAGCCGAGGCATCCTCGTCAGGGGGCGCGAGAGCGCCAAGCGCACGTTCTTACGCGACTTCATCACCCGAAAGGTGCCTATAGTCGACCAGTGGCTCGCGCTTCCCGAGAACGCCTCCATGCGGCTTGATGGCGTGACGGTCAAGAAGATCATGAACGAGCAGTGCCATGCCCACGGCATCACGATGATGGACGGACCCTTTCGGTTGGCAACCAATCACCTGTGCATCTGCGTCATGCGCAACCGTAGGGGCGCACGCCTCGAGGAGCTGGGGGGCCGTTACCATGATTGCGCCCAGGAGGACGTCGGTGGTTTCGAGCGTGAGGTCGTGGGGCTTGTAAGCCAGTACTGCCTGGTCGACATGGGTACGGACGAGGCGCTGTTCTTTGCGGCGCTGGGGCAGTCCCTTCGCTTTCAGGGAGGCACCCAGTTCAGCATCGATGACATGCAGGTCCAAAAGCTCTCCCGCATGTTCATCCGTGACATGTCGGGCGAGATCGGCGTCGACCTTAATGGTGACTACGACCTGTTCGAGTACCTCTCCAACCATCTCGAGTCGATGTTCACGACCGAGCCGTCCCACTTTCCCGAGACGCCGGCCCTCATGGAGGTCGTCAACGACCAGCCCGAGGTACTCGAGGCCGTCGAGAGGAACGTCGGACAGCTCGAGAGGTATGCTGGTCGCGAGATCACGCCAGTCGAGGTCACGTACATCGCGCTCCACATCTGCGCCGCCCTCGAGAGGCGTAAGAACAGGGGGGTGCGCCCTCGCGTCGTCGTCGTATGTGACGGTGGGATCGGAACGTCGCAGCTGCTTGCCGAGGAGCTGCGCGGCCACTTCGAGATCAAGGTCGTCAAGGTCATGCCGGCCCATGACGTTCCCTATATCGAGGCGTACCATGCCGACCTCGTCATCTCGACGGTGCCTCTCGACAGCTGCCCCGTCGATCACATCGTGATCAAGCTGCCACTCAAGGACAGCGAGTACAGCCTCATCCACGAGAAGCTGGCCTCCATCGAGTCAAGCATCCGCATGTCGGCCTCCGATCTTGACGATCTCAGCGCGCAGGGCCTGCTGGACAGGATCGAGCCCGTCATAGCCGATCGCGTGCCGAAGGACGCCGACCTCCTGAACGCGATTCGCATCGAGGTCAGGCGATACTTCCGTGAGGCCCAGCACCTGGAGGACCAGCTCGTCTCCCCTTATCTGCATCAGCTGCTCCCTCCAAGCCACATCAGCCTCGACGTCGATTGCGCTGATTGGCGAGACGCCATCCGAAAGTCGGCACAGCCCCTGCTGGACATGGGTTACATAGAGGAGCGCTACGTCGAGTCGATGGTGCATGGGGTGGAGAAGCATGGCCCCTACATCGTCTTGGCGCCCGGCTTTGCCATCCCCCACTCGTCTCCCGAGAACGGGACGATAAAGATGGGCATGAGCCTCATACGGCTCAGGAGGCCCGTCCGCTTTGGCAGTGACGAGAATGACCCCATAGAGTTCGTGTGCACGCTCAGCGCGGTGGACCGCAAGACCCATCTGAAGGCGTTTGCCGATCTTCTTGACATGATTGTGATGCCGAGGAACTCGTTTTTGGATGACATGCGCAAGGCCGCCGATCCCCTTGAGGCCGCGAGCCTGATAGAACGCTATGAGTATCTCGTCATACAGAGGTAG
- a CDS encoding class II aldolase/adducin family protein, with translation MLEDLKLRVMNVAKQAQREGMCKHKSGNFSARDEETGLVVITPTSVDREDLVVPDMVVMDLDANVVENQTGLRPTSESLMHLKIYQTRPDVRAIAHTHSQFATTFAVLEKPIPAVVYEIANLNCSKARIPVAPYGRPGTPALADSVVDSVKEADVLLLQGHGSVAVDEDNIDEAYLKVCYIEELAELYYHALTANGGQEPKSFPVEELQKWEYPKEIKFPNA, from the coding sequence ATGCTGGAGGATCTCAAGCTCAGAGTCATGAACGTCGCAAAGCAGGCACAGAGGGAGGGCATGTGCAAGCATAAGTCCGGGAACTTCTCCGCCCGTGATGAGGAGACCGGTCTCGTGGTCATCACGCCGACGAGCGTTGACCGCGAGGACCTTGTCGTTCCCGATATGGTCGTCATGGATCTCGATGCCAACGTCGTCGAGAACCAGACGGGACTTCGTCCGACTTCGGAATCTCTGATGCACCTCAAGATCTACCAGACCCGTCCGGACGTAAGGGCAATCGCCCACACCCACTCCCAGTTTGCGACAACCTTCGCCGTCCTCGAAAAGCCCATCCCTGCGGTCGTCTACGAGATCGCAAACCTGAACTGCTCCAAGGCTCGCATCCCGGTCGCTCCCTATGGCCGTCCCGGCACCCCCGCTCTTGCGGACTCCGTTGTCGACTCTGTCAAGGAAGCTGACGTCCTCCTTCTCCAGGGGCATGGATCCGTTGCCGTTGACGAGGACAACATCGACGAGGCCTATCTCAAGGTCTGCTACATCGAGGAGCTTGCCGAGCTCTACTACCACGCCCTTACTGCAAATGGCGGCCAGGAGCCCAAGTCCTTCCCCGTCGAGGAGCTTCAGAAGTGGGAGTACCCGAAGGAGATCAAGTTCCCCAATGCGTAA
- a CDS encoding B3/B4 domain-containing protein, translating to MGKFVVEDSFWKLLPEVEIGVVCVDGILPTDQISKEGAVRAAKLLDVANNAAERWLTSTTISTNEVVAVWRQAYQKFKTKKGARCSVENLLKRVLKDNPVGHINPAVDVSNAISLKYALPIGAENLDAVEGTFRLAQTEGGDRFLPIGEEESDPTLPGEVAYLDDGGAICRCWNWRDGQRTKVSGATPHCVFIMENVDPSRSADLHAAIDEVARLAEEILGGTVTAKGFVTKDSPEMELV from the coding sequence ATGGGAAAGTTCGTGGTCGAGGATTCGTTCTGGAAGCTGCTGCCCGAGGTCGAGATCGGCGTCGTCTGCGTGGACGGAATCCTCCCGACAGACCAGATCAGCAAGGAGGGCGCGGTTCGTGCGGCCAAGCTCCTGGACGTTGCCAACAACGCCGCCGAGCGCTGGCTCACGAGCACCACGATCAGCACCAACGAGGTCGTGGCCGTCTGGCGTCAGGCATACCAGAAGTTCAAGACCAAGAAGGGCGCCCGCTGCTCGGTCGAGAACCTGCTCAAGAGAGTCCTGAAGGATAACCCCGTCGGCCACATCAACCCGGCCGTGGACGTCTCGAACGCTATCTCGCTCAAGTACGCGCTACCCATCGGTGCGGAGAACCTCGACGCGGTCGAGGGCACGTTCCGTCTGGCCCAGACCGAGGGCGGCGACCGCTTCCTGCCCATCGGCGAGGAGGAGAGCGATCCCACGCTGCCGGGCGAGGTTGCCTACCTCGATGACGGTGGGGCCATCTGCCGCTGCTGGAACTGGCGAGACGGACAGCGTACCAAAGTCTCCGGTGCGACCCCGCACTGCGTGTTCATCATGGAGAACGTCGACCCCAGCCGCTCCGCCGACCTGCATGCCGCCATCGACGAGGTGGCGCGGCTCGCAGAGGAGATCCTGGGTGGCACGGTGACAGCCAAGGGCTTCGTCACCAAGGATAGCCCTGAGATGGAGCTGGTCTAG
- a CDS encoding GAF domain-containing protein, which produces MPDYELLAAQILSLAEEDRHWSCVLSNASALVYAALNESVPDCRAPGTCDPAVPTVNWAGFYLMRSGRLVLGPFQGKAACVHIDLGRGVCGTAAATDGTQLVKDVHRFPGHIACDSASNSEIAVPLHACDSVVGILDIDSPLLSHFTETDARGLEAVARTIEDVTDFSDIV; this is translated from the coding sequence GTGCCAGACTACGAGCTCCTCGCCGCACAGATTCTGTCCCTCGCAGAGGAAGACCGCCACTGGTCTTGCGTCCTGTCGAACGCGTCGGCGCTCGTCTATGCCGCGCTCAACGAGAGCGTACCGGACTGCCGTGCCCCCGGGACCTGTGACCCCGCGGTGCCAACGGTCAACTGGGCTGGCTTCTACCTGATGCGCAGTGGTCGTCTCGTGCTGGGACCCTTCCAGGGCAAGGCCGCCTGCGTCCATATCGACCTGGGACGCGGGGTCTGCGGAACGGCGGCCGCAACGGACGGCACCCAGCTGGTGAAGGACGTGCACCGGTTCCCAGGACACATCGCCTGCGACAGCGCCTCGAACTCAGAGATTGCCGTGCCGCTGCACGCGTGCGACAGCGTTGTCGGCATACTCGACATCGATAGCCCCCTGCTTTCGCACTTCACCGAGACTGATGCGCGCGGGCTTGAGGCGGTCGCTCGCACAATCGAGGATGTCACGGACTTCTCGGACATTGTCTGA
- a CDS encoding PTS sugar transporter subunit IIB — protein sequence MSVKVIVACGSGVATSQTVASKVNRLLAADKIDAKVEAVDLKSVDRHLKDAAAYITIVRDKKTYDLPVIDGIAFLTGVGQKQQYEKLLDAIKSYRG from the coding sequence ATGTCAGTCAAGGTGATCGTTGCGTGCGGTAGTGGTGTCGCCACCTCCCAGACGGTTGCATCCAAGGTCAATCGTCTTCTTGCTGCCGACAAGATCGACGCAAAGGTCGAGGCCGTTGACCTCAAGTCCGTCGACCGCCATCTCAAGGATGCCGCTGCCTATATCACCATCGTGAGGGACAAGAAGACCTACGACCTGCCTGTCATCGATGGCATTGCGTTTCTGACTGGCGTCGGCCAGAAGCAGCAGTACGAGAAGCTGCTCGATGCGATCAAGAGCTACCGGGGCTAG
- a CDS encoding HAD family hydrolase, producing MIRLVLTDLDDTLIPFGVGHTSARANRAIHALLDAGAHFGPVTGRIPASMGTMFCEDEECYRTGAFANGQVVSIDGEVVQRTLIEGALLRRVAGLLDDLCANAWLAIYDSDDLRNVNLVTAHPERIRANPPETWGVSVFGIVSDVEDRGYLKANLQCSCDRDEMTYVRDRLRRSIPELRFVFPSMTAKVIDINPGDWEKGDSVRLIAARLGVSLDEVVVFGDSENDLSMMRAVPNSVAVANADEAVAAAARWHIGDVRDDAVAIALEDIALACARGGVPSFFD from the coding sequence ATGATCAGGCTCGTCCTGACCGATCTCGATGACACCCTCATTCCCTTTGGGGTGGGGCATACGAGCGCGAGGGCGAATCGTGCCATCCACGCACTGCTCGATGCCGGCGCCCACTTTGGTCCGGTGACGGGCCGTATTCCCGCAAGCATGGGGACGATGTTTTGCGAGGACGAGGAATGCTACCGCACGGGCGCCTTTGCAAATGGCCAGGTGGTGTCCATTGACGGCGAGGTTGTCCAGAGGACCCTCATCGAGGGGGCCTTGCTGCGCAGGGTGGCAGGCCTGCTGGATGACCTCTGCGCCAATGCCTGGCTTGCGATCTACGACTCTGACGACCTGCGCAACGTCAACCTGGTTACGGCCCATCCCGAGCGAATACGCGCAAATCCCCCCGAGACCTGGGGTGTCAGTGTGTTCGGCATCGTGTCTGACGTCGAGGACCGTGGCTACCTCAAGGCAAACCTGCAATGCTCGTGCGATCGTGACGAGATGACGTACGTGCGCGATCGGCTGAGACGGTCGATTCCCGAGCTGCGCTTTGTCTTTCCCAGCATGACCGCAAAGGTCATCGACATCAATCCGGGGGACTGGGAAAAGGGCGACAGCGTGCGCCTCATCGCCGCTCGTCTGGGCGTCTCGCTCGATGAGGTCGTGGTCTTCGGAGACTCGGAGAACGATCTCTCCATGATGCGGGCAGTGCCAAACTCGGTTGCCGTGGCAAACGCCGACGAGGCGGTCGCGGCGGCAGCACGTTGGCATATAGGCGACGTGCGTGACGATGCGGTTGCCATCGCGCTTGAGGACATCGCTTTGGCATGCGCGCGAGGGGGAGTCCCGTCGTTTTTCGACTGA